In a single window of the Telopea speciosissima isolate NSW1024214 ecotype Mountain lineage unplaced genomic scaffold, Tspe_v1 Tspe_v1.0213, whole genome shotgun sequence genome:
- the LOC122647842 gene encoding uncharacterized protein LOC122647842 produces the protein MNIAGIMKQIWWIASKQDRLWVKWVQQRYLKQESLWTVKGLNNCSWVWRKVLKYRDKALPLIKTIIGDGAATKLWLDNWHPFGVLLNRFGSRICYDAGSYSLAARHACVKEIVRDGDWYPGPSTSFDLIDIWRALPTIEKFHDEVPDLTVWIGNSSGNFTSKSAWNAVRTRTAHTDWSEAVWFERGINSHCFIAWRCLSDALPTRDNLIHRHILAPHHCEFCWAGTESRNHLFFGCPFSTDIWKIIYELCFHDGTMPSNVIDAAISVRYAAGRAGKLGLVTKLALSSISLVGDPTTANLHIAAKWGLQVHWAARIPKACSWFAPNPNMVALHCDGSLADDKASFGGLIRDGCGDPIAAYAGLGEDLSVLSMEFKAIYKGISLCIEKGLYDVSVRLDSKLAVDILNGQITGPWQILILKSKILSKFRLLRSKELVHVWREQNQPADFMASLPTDPSGTYWELESFPLELTILIKKDKEL, from the exons ATGAACATTGCTGgaattatgaagcaaatttggtggattgcctccaagcaGGATCGGCTTTGGGTTAAGTGGGTTCAGCAAAGATACCTAAAGCAAGAGTCTCTTTGGACAGTCAAGGGTCTCAACAACTGCTCCTGGGTCTGGCGTAAAGTTTTGAAGTATAGGGACAAAGCCCTTCCCCTTATCAAAACTATCATTGGGGATGGGGCTGCTACaaagctttggcttgataattggcacccgtttggagttctcttgAATAGATTTGGTAGCAGGATATGCTACGACGCAGGCTCCTACTCTCTTGCTGCCCGACATGCGTGTGTCAAGGAGATTGTGCGTGATGGAGATTGGTACCCTGGCCCCTCTACATCTTTTGACCTCATTGATATATGGAGGGCCCttccaaccattgaaaaatttcaCGATGAGGTTCCGGATTTGACAGTTTGGATTGGCAACTCTTCGGGTAATTTcacttccaaatcagcttggaaTGCTGTCCGCACAAGAACTGCCCATACAGATTGGAGTGaagctgtttggtttgaaagGGGGATTAATTCCCATTGCTTTATAGCTTGGAGATGCCTTTCGGATGCCCTCCCTACAAGGGACAACCTCATTCATAGACATATTCTGGCTCCTCATCATTGTgagttttgctgggctggaactgaaagcagaaatcatcttttctttgggtGCCCCTTCTCTACTGacatttggaaaattatttatgagcTTTGCTTTCATGATGGAACCATGCCAAGCAATGTCATTGATGCAGCCATCTCGGTTAGATATGCCGCAGGTAGAGCAGGGAAGTTGGGGCTGGTCACCAAGCTTGC attatcttccatttctttggtgggTGACCCTACTACTGCCAACCTTCATATTGCTGCCAAATGGGGTCTTCAAGTTCATTGGGCTGCTCGAATTCCAAAGGCCTGCTCTTGGTTTGCCCCTAATCCGAatatggttgctctccattgtgatgggtctcttgCAGATGACAAAGCAAGCTTTGGGGGCCTCATTCGTGATGGATGTGGGGACCCCATAGCTGCCTATGCTGGTCTAGGGGAAGATCTTTCGGTGCTGTCCATGGAGTTTAAGGCTATTTACAAAGGAATTTCCCTTTGTATCGAGAAGGGTTTGTATGATGTTTCTGTTAGGTTGGATTCGAAGCTGGCCGTCGACATTTTGAATGGGCAGATCACTGGGCCCTGGCAAATCCTTATTTTGAAAAGTAAGATCCTCTCTAAGTTTAGGCTGCTGAGGTCTAAAGAATTAgttcatgtttggagagaacagaaCCAGCCCGCAGATTTCATGGCTTCCCTCCCTACTGACCCCTCTGGAACCTATTGGGAGCTTGAGTCTTTCCCTCTGGAGCTGACCATTCtcataaagaaagataaggagcta